Proteins encoded by one window of Vidua chalybeata isolate OUT-0048 chromosome 8, bVidCha1 merged haplotype, whole genome shotgun sequence:
- the HOGA1 gene encoding 4-hydroxy-2-oxoglutarate aldolase, mitochondrial isoform X2: MAFSTRLASSLRSALAALHWAAPRQCRGLSTPQGSEPSLNLGGIFPPLATPFSPTQEVDYAQLEGNLRRYASIPFRGLVALGSNGEYPYLASRERVEVVSCVRRALPRDRLLLAGSGCESTQATIELTVSMAEAGADVALVVTPCYYRGAMTTAALIHHYTEITRMGLMVHKTRQEDFQVLAGSAGFLLASYAVGASGGVCALANVLGDPLCQLDHLCRTGQWQEARDLQHRLIEPNTAVTRRFGIPGLKKAMEWFGYYGGPCRAPLAPLSPAQVEELRSTFSANGWL; this comes from the exons ATGGCATTCAGCACCCGCCTCGCCTCGTCCCTCCGGTCcgccctggcagctctgcactggGCAGCCCCCAGGCAGTGCCGGGGGCTCAGCACCCCGCAGGGATCAGAGCCCTCACTCAATCTTGGGGGCATCTTCCCACCCCTCGCCACCCCTTTCTCACCCACACAGGAGGTGGACTATGCCCAGCTGGAGGGGAACCTGCGCCGCTATGCCAGCATCCCTTTCCGAG GGTTGGTGGCACTGGGCTCCAACGGGGAGTATCCATACCTGGCATCCCGTGAGAGGGTGGAGGTGGTGAGCTGCGTGCGCCGGGCTCTGCCCAGGGACcgcttgctgctggctggctcGGGCTGCGAAT CCACCCAGGCCACCATCGAGCTGACAGTCAGCATGGCAGAGGCGGGGGCTGACGTGGCACTGGTTGTGACACCCTGCTATTACCGGGGGGCCATGACCACTGCTGCCCTGATCCATCATTACACAGAG ATCACCCGCATGGGGCTGATGGTCCACAAGACAAGGCAGGAGGATTTCCAGGTGCTGGCAGGATCTGCTGGCTTCCTGCTGGCGAGCTATGCTGTGG GTGCCTCTGGAGGTGTGTGTGCTCTCGCCAATGTTCTGGGTGACCCATTGTGTCAGCTGGACCACCTGTGCCGCACGGGCCAGTGGCAGGAGGCCCGTGACCTGCAGCACCGCCTCATTGAGCCCAACACAGCG GTCACCCGCAGGTTTGGGATCCCGGGGCTGAAGAAGGCCATGGAGTGGTTTGGCTACTACGGAGGTCCCTGCCGTGCACCCCTGGCTCCTCTGAGCCCTGCCCAGGTTGAAGAACTGAGGAGCACCTTCAGTGCCAATGGCTGGTTGTGA
- the ANKRD2 gene encoding LOW QUALITY PROTEIN: ankyrin repeat domain-containing protein 2 (The sequence of the model RefSeq protein was modified relative to this genomic sequence to represent the inferred CDS: inserted 1 base in 1 codon; deleted 1 base in 1 codon) encodes MEKLPQSCGAATAVGALGLWDRGXSSIKPHGQRSCRQHQEPGLGTPACGGKKKRTHPAQDCALQADMELDVERAKELIEQKLAEEEKEEKLKRDGAREPPAVERMSTPELEEEKRCGPRNWGLEAIKGQEKVRRSSVDLRREIIDVGSIQRLIELRKQRRQRRAERAATPEPTPPPEPLEIEGPVEPETFLRAAVQGKMHIIEKFLADGGSPDTCDEFHRTALHRSSLEGHMEILQKLLDSGATVDFRDRLDCTAVHWACRGGHLDAVKLLQDRGADLNVKDKLLSTPLHVATRTGHLDIVEHLIHCGVDINAPDREGDTALHDATRLSRYKIIKTLILYGADMMAKNEAGKTPTDLVQQWQVDTRQALETKEQLQGEMEVPA; translated from the exons ATGGAAAAGCTGCCCCAGTCAtgtggagcagccacagctgttgGTGCCCTTGGACTGTGGGACAGAG GCAGCAGCATAAAGCCCCACGGCCAGCGAAGCTGCCGGCAGCACCAGGAGCCAGGACTGGGAACTCCC GCCTGTGGTGGCAAGAAGAAAAGGACACATCCTGCACAGGACTGTGCACTGCAGGCAGACATGGAGCTGGATGTGGAACGGGCCAAGGAGCTCATCGAGCAGaagctggcagaggaggagaaggaggag aaACTGAAAAGGGATGGTGCACGGGAGCCACCGGCCGTGGAGCGGATGAGCACacctgagctggaggaggagaagcgCTGTGGCCCCAGGAACTGGGGCCTTGAGGCCATCAAA GGCCAGGAGAAGGTGCGGAGGAGTTCAGTGGATTTGAGGCGGGAGATCATCGATGTAGGGAGCATCCAACGACTCATCGAGCTCCGCAAGCAgcgccggcagcgccgggcAGAGCGGGCAGCCACCCCTGAGCCCACTCCACCACCTGAGCCCCTGGAGATT GAGGGTCCTGTGGAGCCAGAGACCTTCCTGcgggctgctgtccagggcaaGATGCACATCATCGAGAAGTTTCTGGCAGACGGTGGCTCCCCTGACACATGTGATGAG TTCCACCGCACAGCCCTGCACCGCTCCTCGCTGGAGGGACACATGGAAATCCTGCAGAAGCTCCTGGACAGTGGGGCCACTGTTGACTTCAGGGACCGG CTGGACTGCACTGCCGTGCACTGGGCCTGCCGGGGTGGGCACCTGGATGCTGTCAAACTGCTGCAGGACCGCGGGGCAGACCTCAATGTGAAGGACAag CTGCTCAGCACACCTCTTCATGTGGCCACCCGAACCGGACACCTTGACATTGTGGAGCATCTCATCCACTGCGGGGTGGATATCAATGCCCCAGACAGG GAAGGTGACACAGCACTGCATGATGCCACACGGCTCAGTCGCTACAAGATCATCAAAACGCTGATCCTGTATGGGGCTGACATGATGGCCAAGAATGAG GCTGGCAAGACCCCGACAGACCTGGTGCAGCAGTGGCAGGTGGACACACGCCAGGCACTGGAGaccaaggagcagctgcagggggaaATGGAGGTCCCTGCATGA
- the HOGA1 gene encoding 4-hydroxy-2-oxoglutarate aldolase, mitochondrial isoform X3, producing MAFSTRLASSLRSALAALHWAAPRQCRGLSTPQGSEPSLNLGGIFPPLATPFSPTQEVDYAQLEGNLRRYASIPFRGLVALGSNGEYPYLASRERVEVVSCVRRALPRDRLLLAGSGCESTQATIELTVSMAEAGADVALVVTPCYYRGAMTTAALIHHYTEVGDASPIPVVLYSVPANTGLDLPMEAVITLAQHPNIIGIKDSGGDITRMGLMVHKTRQEDFQVLAGSAGFLLASYAVGASGGVCALANVLGDPLCQLDHLCRTGQWQEARDLQHRLIEPNTAVTRRFGIPGLKKAMEWFGYYGGPCRAPLAPLSPAQVEELRSTFSANGWL from the exons ATGGCATTCAGCACCCGCCTCGCCTCGTCCCTCCGGTCcgccctggcagctctgcactggGCAGCCCCCAGGCAGTGCCGGGGGCTCAGCACCCCGCAGGGATCAGAGCCCTCACTCAATCTTGGGGGCATCTTCCCACCCCTCGCCACCCCTTTCTCACCCACACAGGAGGTGGACTATGCCCAGCTGGAGGGGAACCTGCGCCGCTATGCCAGCATCCCTTTCCGAG GGTTGGTGGCACTGGGCTCCAACGGGGAGTATCCATACCTGGCATCCCGTGAGAGGGTGGAGGTGGTGAGCTGCGTGCGCCGGGCTCTGCCCAGGGACcgcttgctgctggctggctcGGGCTGCGAAT CCACCCAGGCCACCATCGAGCTGACAGTCAGCATGGCAGAGGCGGGGGCTGACGTGGCACTGGTTGTGACACCCTGCTATTACCGGGGGGCCATGACCACTGCTGCCCTGATCCATCATTACACAGAG GTTGGCGATGCATCCCCCATCCCTGTGGTGCTGTACAGTGTCCCTGCCAACACCGGCCTGGACCTGCCCATGGAGGCTGTCATCACCTTGGCTCAGCACCCCAACATCATTGGGATCAAGGACAGTGGTGGGGAC ATCACCCGCATGGGGCTGATGGTCCACAAGACAAGGCAGGAGGATTTCCAGGTGCTGGCAGGATCTGCTGGCTTCCTGCTGGCGAGCTATGCTGTGG GTGCCTCTGGAGGTGTGTGTGCTCTCGCCAATGTTCTGGGTGACCCATTGTGTCAGCTGGACCACCTGTGCCGCACGGGCCAGTGGCAGGAGGCCCGTGACCTGCAGCACCGCCTCATTGAGCCCAACACAGCG GTCACCCGCAGGTTTGGGATCCCGGGGCTGAAGAAGGCCATGGAGTGGTTTGGCTACTACGGAGGTCCCTGCCGTGCACCCCTGGCTCCTCTGAGCCCTGCCCAGGTTGAAGAACTGAGGAGCACCTTCAGTGCCAATGGCTGGTTGTGA
- the HOGA1 gene encoding 4-hydroxy-2-oxoglutarate aldolase, mitochondrial isoform X1: protein MAFSTRLASSLRSALAALHWAAPRQCRGLSTPQGSEPSLNLGGIFPPLATPFSPTQEVDYAQLEGNLRRYASIPFRGLVALGSNGEYPYLASRERVEVVSCVRRALPRDRLLLAGSGCESTQATIELTVSMAEAGADVALVVTPCYYRGAMTTAALIHHYTEVGDASPIPVVLYSVPANTGLDLPMEAVITLAQHPNIIGIKDSGGDITRMGLMVHKTRQEDFQVLAGSAGFLLASYAVGASGGVCALANVLGDPLCQLDHLCRTGQWQEARDLQHRLIEPNTAGCTGQTG from the exons ATGGCATTCAGCACCCGCCTCGCCTCGTCCCTCCGGTCcgccctggcagctctgcactggGCAGCCCCCAGGCAGTGCCGGGGGCTCAGCACCCCGCAGGGATCAGAGCCCTCACTCAATCTTGGGGGCATCTTCCCACCCCTCGCCACCCCTTTCTCACCCACACAGGAGGTGGACTATGCCCAGCTGGAGGGGAACCTGCGCCGCTATGCCAGCATCCCTTTCCGAG GGTTGGTGGCACTGGGCTCCAACGGGGAGTATCCATACCTGGCATCCCGTGAGAGGGTGGAGGTGGTGAGCTGCGTGCGCCGGGCTCTGCCCAGGGACcgcttgctgctggctggctcGGGCTGCGAAT CCACCCAGGCCACCATCGAGCTGACAGTCAGCATGGCAGAGGCGGGGGCTGACGTGGCACTGGTTGTGACACCCTGCTATTACCGGGGGGCCATGACCACTGCTGCCCTGATCCATCATTACACAGAG GTTGGCGATGCATCCCCCATCCCTGTGGTGCTGTACAGTGTCCCTGCCAACACCGGCCTGGACCTGCCCATGGAGGCTGTCATCACCTTGGCTCAGCACCCCAACATCATTGGGATCAAGGACAGTGGTGGGGAC ATCACCCGCATGGGGCTGATGGTCCACAAGACAAGGCAGGAGGATTTCCAGGTGCTGGCAGGATCTGCTGGCTTCCTGCTGGCGAGCTATGCTGTGG GTGCCTCTGGAGGTGTGTGTGCTCTCGCCAATGTTCTGGGTGACCCATTGTGTCAGCTGGACCACCTGTGCCGCACGGGCCAGTGGCAGGAGGCCCGTGACCTGCAGCACCGCCTCATTGAGCCCAACACAGCG GGCTGCACTGGGCAGACTGGGTAG
- the UBTD1 gene encoding ubiquitin domain-containing protein 1: MGGCVGRQRRERPAAAGGNTRKRAGRNEPLKKECPKWKSDYPMTDGQLRSKRDEFWDTAPAFEGRKEIWDALKAAAYAVEANDHSLAQAILDGASITLPHGSLTECYDELGNRYQLPVYCLAPPINLILERSEEEAVEPAEPLPSARREFTLKVRLSTGKDLRLSASMSDTIGQLKKQLQAQEGIDLAWQRWFFSGKLLTDRTRLQETKIQKDFVVQVIVNQPLPPRN; encoded by the exons ATGGGCGGCTGCGTggggcggcagcgccgggagcggcccgccgccgccggcggcAACACCCGCAAGCGAGCAG GCCGCAATGAGCCCCTGAAGAAGGAGTGTCCCAAGTGGAAGAGTGACTACCCCATGACAGACGGGCAGCTGCGCAGCAAGCGGGACGAGTTTTGGGACACGGCACCAGCCTTTGAAGGCCGCAAGGAGATCTGGGATGCCCTGAAGGCAGCTGCCTATGCTGTAGAAGCCAATGACCACAGCCTGGCCCAGGCCATCCTCGATGGAGCCAGCATCACCCTGCCCCATG ggtccctGACGGAGTGCTATGATGAGCTGGGCAACCGGTACCAGCTGCCCGTCTACTGCCTTGCCCCCCCCATCAACCTGATCCTGGAGCGGAGCGAGGAGGAGGCGGTGGAACCGGCTGAACCTCTGCCCAGTGCCCGGCGGGAGTTCACCCTCAAGGTACGCCTCTCCACCGGCAAGGACCTGCGGCTCAGCGCCAGTATGAGTGACACCATCGGGCagctgaagaagcagctgcaggcacaggagggCATTGACCTGGCCTGGCAGCGATGGTTCTTCTCAGGCAAGCTGCTCACTGACCGCACACGACTGCAGGAGACCAAGATCCAGAAGGATTTTGTTGTGCAAGTGATTGTCAACCAGCCCCTTCCACCCAGGAACTGA